In Streptomyces sp. NBC_00433, a single genomic region encodes these proteins:
- a CDS encoding acyltransferase domain-containing protein, producing MDNEEKLRTYLKRAMADLQQARERLHDAEAERHEPIAIVGMACRFPGGVSTPDELWSLLSEGTDATGPFPTDRGWDLEGLYDPDADHLGTSYTRRGGFLYDAGDFDADFFGINPREALATDPQQRLLLHTAWEALESARLDPTTLRGTRTGVFTGVIAQEYVPSSRDASGAACEGYFLIGNTTSVASGRVAYTLGLEGPAVSVDTACSSSLVALHLATQALRNDECTLALAGGVTVLPSPNPFLEFSRQRGLAPDGRCKPFSDSADGFSLAEGVGMVLLERLSDAERQGHPVLAVIRGTATNQDGASNGLTAPNGPSQERVIRAALADAQLTTNDVDVVEAHGTGTPLGDPIEAQALQATYGKERPAERPLLLGSVKSNIGHTQAAAGIAGVIKMVLALQEGQLPATLHLDAPSQHVDWSAGTIALTQTAMTWPEVDRPRRAAVSSFGISGTNAHLILEQAPSSAESATPEDGTDAGDTPAVAVPVLLSGKTADALTAQAARLRSRLADSPEVSVADVALATVKTRTQFEHRAAVIASTHEELTTALDRFVNDDPASDAYTATAPPEPPKTVLVFPGQGSQWPGMAQELLRTDPVFTEHIEACHHALAPFTDWHLIDTLNQTPGAADPDRVDVLQPMLWATMISLAKLWQHHGLTPHAVIGHSQGEIAAAHIAGALTLQDSARIIALRSQTFTTIAGHGTMLHVPLPAENLHERLADHTGVTIATLNSPASTTLSGDVDAIHQLHAAFQAEQIDSRLVPVDYASHSPHIDPLRERILNDLAPTTPQPATIPFHSTTHPQNTPTDTTTLDAAYWYDNLRQPVQLHATTTHLITTGHTLFIEPSPHPVLTHAIHQTAQNHPQGQPVTALGTLRRNHGTPTDLTTALAKAHTHNTPINWTAHPALRGARPTDLPTYAFRTSRFWLTPSAGSGSGDPSWVGQQAVTHPLLGAAVQLPDDGVLYTGRISLADHPWLADHAVGDTVLLPGTGYVDIALHVGESVGTDVVEELTLETPLVLAKGEAVQLRATLTAADDTGRRTVTVHSRPEPDADDAGTTPWTRHATGTLTTAQAPEPAPTPADAAWPPPGATPIDLTDAYDSLTARGYTYGPAFQNLTAAWQHGDDFYAELELDDASAEVDGADAFAIHPALLDSALHPLALAADGGTRLPFAWSGVRLHATGATAARVHLSRTGEDSLAIEVSDPAGQPLASVERLTTRPLDPAALAALGSSGHDSALFRVEWAPLPVGDSTIGSARWAVWGDEDPLGLGLPAHPGLDAFGGEAAPDAVLLVLSPADGTDVVGQAHATAEDVLLRLQDWLEQVDLASIPLVVVTRDAVAAVQADDPDLVQATVTGLVRTAQSEHPGRITLIDLDGHPFSTAALIEAIGTVRAADEPYTALRKGELYAPRLTNTPLPALDVPEPDAGAWRLDLTSPGSPDQLALLPAPDLDKPLEAGQVRVALEAVGLNFRDVLIALGMYPVPAPHIGSEGAGIVTETAADVTDVRVGDRVMGILTHGTGATTVTDHRLVIPVPDGWTTAEAASAPVAYATAYYALVTLADLKPGQNLLVHTATGGVGQAATHLARHLGARLYATASLPKHHTLTAELGYDAENIADSRTHDYANHLLARTNGHGMDVVLHSLAHEHTDTTLRLLPRGGHFIDMSKTDIRDPDTTNADHPGTRYQAIDLNDAGPSGIHAVLEALHALFRSGALPPLPTSTYPITRAPQALRHLSQARHTGKLALTLPRQPHPDGTTLITGGTGLLAGLTALHLAENHGHRRFLLASRSGPNSPTATELTTALAQFDATATLVAADTADPDQLATLLADIPDDHPVTTVIHAAGTLDDGTFSSLTPERLHTVLTPKVDTAYHLHTADLPHLERYLLFSSAAATLANPGQANYNAANNFLNALAHHRHTHHQPATSLAWGLWEQTSALTEGLDSGQRQRLGRHGISALTTPHALALLDTALAAPDPLLVPVGLDARRLDPAVAPALLRGLVRAPGRRRAAGGRAGAADGKAAGLVERLARQSPGEGGETVLSLVRAHAATVLGHSAPDAIDAGRGFLDLGFDSLTAVELRNRLGAATGLRLGSTLLFDYPTAGTLARHLYAELVPDSAGQAASPTTLIAELDRWEAVLTAPEYDQGARETVAARLRTLLASVTGRSDDPGDAPDAEERIAEATDDDLFAYIDNELGAS from the coding sequence ATGGACAACGAAGAAAAGCTCCGCACCTACCTCAAGCGTGCGATGGCCGATCTTCAGCAGGCTCGCGAACGCCTGCACGACGCCGAGGCGGAGCGGCACGAGCCGATCGCGATCGTCGGGATGGCCTGCCGCTTCCCCGGCGGTGTCAGCACCCCGGACGAGCTGTGGTCGCTGCTGTCCGAAGGGACCGACGCGACAGGGCCGTTCCCGACCGACCGCGGCTGGGACCTGGAAGGCCTCTACGACCCGGACGCCGACCACCTCGGCACCAGCTATACCCGCCGAGGCGGATTCCTCTATGACGCGGGCGACTTCGACGCGGACTTCTTCGGCATCAACCCGCGCGAGGCGCTGGCCACCGACCCGCAACAGCGGCTGCTCCTGCACACCGCCTGGGAAGCGCTGGAGAGCGCCCGGCTCGACCCGACGACGCTGCGCGGCACCCGCACCGGTGTCTTCACCGGTGTGATCGCGCAGGAGTACGTGCCGAGCAGCCGCGACGCCTCGGGGGCCGCCTGCGAGGGGTACTTCCTCATCGGCAACACGACGTCGGTCGCGTCGGGGCGGGTCGCGTACACGCTGGGCCTTGAGGGACCGGCGGTCAGCGTGGACACCGCCTGCTCGTCCTCGCTCGTCGCCCTGCACCTCGCGACCCAGGCGCTGCGCAATGACGAGTGCACGCTCGCGCTGGCGGGCGGTGTGACCGTCCTGCCCAGCCCGAACCCCTTCCTGGAGTTCAGCCGGCAGCGCGGCCTGGCCCCCGATGGTCGGTGCAAGCCCTTCTCCGACAGCGCCGACGGCTTCAGCCTCGCCGAAGGCGTCGGCATGGTGCTGCTGGAACGCCTCTCCGACGCCGAACGCCAAGGCCACCCCGTCCTCGCCGTCATCCGCGGCACCGCCACGAACCAGGACGGCGCCAGCAACGGCCTCACCGCACCCAACGGCCCCTCGCAAGAGCGCGTCATCCGGGCGGCGTTGGCCGACGCGCAGCTGACGACGAACGATGTCGACGTCGTCGAGGCGCACGGCACCGGGACACCGCTGGGCGACCCGATCGAAGCGCAGGCGCTCCAGGCCACCTACGGCAAGGAACGTCCGGCCGAACGGCCGCTGCTGCTGGGCTCGGTGAAGTCGAATATCGGACACACACAGGCCGCCGCCGGAATAGCGGGCGTCATCAAGATGGTCCTCGCCCTCCAAGAAGGGCAGTTGCCCGCCACCCTGCACCTCGACGCACCCTCGCAGCACGTCGACTGGAGCGCGGGCACCATCGCCCTCACCCAGACCGCCATGACCTGGCCCGAAGTCGACCGCCCCCGCCGGGCAGCAGTCTCCTCCTTCGGGATCAGCGGCACCAACGCCCACCTCATCCTCGAACAGGCCCCCTCGTCAGCGGAGTCGGCGACCCCCGAGGACGGTACGGACGCGGGCGACACGCCGGCGGTCGCGGTCCCGGTGCTGCTGTCCGGGAAGACGGCGGACGCCTTGACGGCGCAAGCGGCACGGCTGCGGAGCCGGCTCGCCGACAGCCCCGAGGTGTCGGTCGCGGACGTGGCACTCGCGACGGTCAAAACGCGGACGCAGTTCGAGCATCGGGCAGCGGTCATCGCCTCCACCCACGAGGAGTTGACGACCGCGCTGGACCGCTTCGTCAACGACGACCCCGCATCCGACGCCTACACCGCCACAGCCCCGCCCGAACCCCCCAAGACCGTGCTGGTCTTCCCCGGCCAGGGCTCCCAGTGGCCCGGCATGGCACAAGAACTGCTACGCACCGACCCGGTCTTCACCGAGCACATCGAGGCCTGCCACCACGCACTCGCACCCTTCACCGACTGGCACCTCATCGACACCCTCAACCAGACCCCGGGAGCCGCCGACCCCGACCGCGTCGACGTCCTCCAGCCGATGCTGTGGGCCACGATGATCTCCCTCGCCAAGCTCTGGCAACACCACGGACTCACCCCCCACGCGGTCATCGGCCACTCACAAGGCGAAATCGCCGCAGCCCACATCGCAGGCGCCCTCACCCTCCAAGACTCCGCCCGCATCATCGCCCTACGCAGCCAGACCTTCACCACCATCGCCGGACACGGCACCATGCTCCACGTCCCCCTCCCCGCAGAAAACCTCCACGAACGGCTCGCAGACCACACCGGCGTCACCATCGCCACCCTCAACAGCCCCGCCAGCACCACCCTGTCCGGAGACGTAGACGCCATCCACCAGCTGCACGCCGCCTTCCAAGCCGAGCAGATCGACAGCCGCCTCGTCCCCGTCGACTACGCCTCCCACTCCCCCCACATCGACCCCCTGCGCGAACGCATCCTCAACGACCTCGCCCCCACCACCCCCCAACCCGCCACCATCCCCTTCCACTCCACCACCCACCCCCAAAACACCCCCACCGACACCACCACACTGGACGCCGCCTACTGGTACGACAACCTCCGCCAACCCGTCCAACTCCACGCCACCACAACCCACCTCATCACCACCGGCCACACCCTCTTCATCGAACCCAGCCCCCACCCCGTCCTCACCCACGCCATCCACCAAACAGCCCAAAACCACCCCCAAGGCCAACCCGTCACCGCCCTCGGCACCCTCCGCCGCAACCACGGCACACCCACAGACCTCACAACCGCCCTCGCCAAAGCACACACCCACAACACCCCCATCAACTGGACCGCACACCCCGCACTCCGCGGTGCCCGCCCCACCGACCTCCCCACCTACGCCTTCCGGACCAGCCGCTTCTGGCTGACGCCCTCGGCCGGGAGCGGGAGCGGCGACCCGAGCTGGGTCGGGCAGCAGGCAGTGACACACCCCTTGCTGGGTGCCGCGGTCCAACTCCCGGACGACGGTGTCCTCTACACCGGGCGGATCTCCCTCGCCGACCACCCGTGGCTCGCCGACCACGCCGTCGGCGACACTGTGCTGCTGCCGGGAACGGGGTATGTGGACATCGCCCTGCACGTGGGGGAGTCCGTCGGGACCGATGTGGTCGAGGAGTTGACCCTCGAAACACCGCTGGTGCTCGCCAAGGGGGAGGCCGTCCAGCTCCGGGCGACGCTCACCGCGGCCGACGACACCGGTCGCCGTACCGTCACCGTCCACTCGCGGCCCGAACCTGACGCCGACGACGCCGGCACGACGCCATGGACCCGCCACGCCACCGGCACCCTCACCACGGCCCAAGCGCCCGAGCCCGCACCGACCCCCGCCGACGCCGCCTGGCCGCCCCCCGGCGCCACCCCCATCGACCTCACCGACGCCTACGACAGCCTCACCGCACGCGGCTACACCTACGGCCCCGCCTTCCAGAACCTCACCGCCGCCTGGCAACACGGCGACGACTTCTACGCGGAGCTGGAACTCGACGACGCGAGCGCCGAGGTCGACGGAGCCGACGCCTTCGCCATCCATCCGGCCTTGCTGGACAGCGCCTTGCACCCGCTGGCGCTTGCGGCGGACGGCGGGACGCGGCTGCCGTTCGCCTGGAGCGGAGTACGCCTGCACGCCACCGGCGCCACGGCCGCCCGGGTGCACCTGAGCCGAACCGGCGAGGACTCCCTGGCCATCGAGGTGAGCGATCCGGCCGGGCAGCCGCTGGCCAGTGTCGAACGGCTCACCACCCGCCCGCTGGACCCTGCCGCGCTGGCCGCACTGGGAAGCTCCGGCCACGACTCCGCCCTCTTCCGTGTCGAGTGGGCGCCGCTGCCGGTCGGCGACTCGACTATTGGCAGCGCGCGTTGGGCGGTCTGGGGGGACGAGGACCCGCTGGGGCTCGGCCTGCCCGCACACCCCGGCCTCGACGCCTTCGGCGGGGAGGCTGCCCCCGATGCCGTGCTGCTCGTCCTCTCGCCGGCGGACGGCACCGACGTGGTGGGCCAGGCGCACGCCACCGCCGAAGACGTGCTGCTACGCCTCCAGGACTGGCTGGAGCAGGTGGACTTGGCGAGCATCCCGCTCGTGGTCGTAACCCGCGACGCCGTCGCCGCCGTGCAGGCGGACGACCCGGACCTGGTGCAGGCGACGGTGACCGGCCTCGTACGGACGGCACAGAGCGAGCACCCGGGGCGGATCACCCTCATCGACCTGGACGGCCACCCCTTCTCGACGGCGGCCCTGATCGAGGCGATCGGGACAGTCCGGGCGGCCGACGAGCCGTACACCGCCCTGCGCAAGGGCGAGTTGTACGCACCCCGGCTGACCAACACCCCGCTCCCGGCCCTCGACGTCCCGGAGCCGGACGCCGGTGCCTGGCGGCTGGACCTCACCTCGCCGGGCAGCCCCGACCAACTCGCCCTCCTCCCCGCCCCCGACCTCGACAAGCCCCTGGAAGCCGGGCAGGTCCGGGTCGCGTTGGAGGCGGTGGGCCTCAACTTCCGCGACGTGCTGATCGCGCTGGGGATGTACCCCGTGCCCGCGCCGCACATCGGTTCCGAGGGCGCGGGCATCGTCACGGAGACCGCCGCCGACGTCACGGACGTACGGGTCGGCGACCGTGTGATGGGCATCCTCACGCACGGCACCGGTGCCACCACGGTCACCGACCACCGGCTGGTCATCCCCGTCCCCGACGGCTGGACAACCGCCGAAGCCGCGTCGGCTCCTGTCGCCTACGCGACGGCCTATTACGCCCTGGTGACCCTGGCGGACCTCAAGCCGGGCCAGAACCTTCTCGTCCACACCGCGACCGGCGGCGTCGGCCAAGCCGCCACCCACCTCGCCCGCCACCTCGGCGCCCGCCTGTACGCCACCGCCAGCCTGCCCAAACACCACACCCTCACCGCCGAGTTGGGCTACGACGCCGAGAACATCGCGGACTCACGAACCCACGACTACGCCAACCACCTCCTGGCCCGCACCAACGGCCACGGCATGGACGTCGTCCTGCACTCCCTCGCCCACGAACACACCGACACCACCCTCCGCCTCCTCCCCCGAGGCGGCCACTTCATCGACATGAGCAAAACCGACATCCGCGACCCCGACACCACCAACGCCGACCACCCCGGCACCCGCTACCAGGCCATCGACCTCAACGACGCGGGACCGTCGGGGATTCACGCGGTGCTTGAGGCGTTGCACGCGCTCTTCCGGAGCGGGGCCCTGCCGCCGCTGCCCACGTCGACGTACCCGATCACCCGTGCCCCGCAGGCGCTGCGGCACCTCAGCCAGGCCCGCCACACCGGCAAGCTCGCCCTCACACTCCCCCGGCAGCCCCACCCGGACGGCACGACCCTCATCACCGGCGGCACCGGCCTCCTGGCCGGACTCACGGCGCTCCATCTCGCCGAGAACCACGGCCACCGACGCTTCCTCCTCGCCAGCCGCTCGGGCCCGAACTCGCCCACCGCGACAGAACTCACCACCGCCCTCGCCCAGTTCGACGCCACCGCCACCCTCGTCGCGGCCGACACCGCCGACCCCGACCAACTCGCCACCCTGCTCGCCGACATACCCGACGACCACCCCGTCACCACCGTCATCCACGCCGCCGGCACCCTCGACGACGGCACCTTCAGCTCCCTCACCCCCGAGCGACTGCACACCGTCCTCACCCCGAAGGTCGACACGGCCTACCACCTGCACACCGCCGACCTCCCCCACCTTGAGAGGTACCTCCTCTTCTCGTCGGCGGCCGCCACCCTCGCCAACCCCGGCCAGGCCAACTACAACGCCGCCAACAACTTCCTCAACGCCCTCGCCCACCACCGCCACACCCACCACCAACCCGCCACCAGCCTCGCCTGGGGCCTATGGGAACAAACCAGCGCCCTCACCGAGGGCCTGGACTCCGGCCAGCGCCAGCGCCTGGGGCGACACGGCATCTCCGCCCTCACCACCCCGCACGCCCTCGCCCTCCTCGACACGGCACTGGCCGCACCTGACCCGCTTCTGGTCCCGGTCGGCCTCGACGCGCGGCGGCTGGACCCCGCCGTCGCACCGGCCCTCTTGCGCGGTCTCGTACGGGCGCCCGGCCGGCGGCGGGCGGCAGGCGGGCGGGCCGGTGCGGCGGACGGCAAGGCGGCGGGGCTGGTGGAGCGGCTCGCGCGGCAGTCGCCCGGCGAGGGCGGCGAGACGGTGCTGTCGCTCGTGCGAGCGCACGCCGCCACCGTGCTCGGTCACTCCGCTCCCGACGCCATCGACGCCGGCCGGGGCTTCCTCGACCTCGGGTTCGACTCGCTGACGGCGGTCGAGCTGCGCAACCGGCTCGGCGCGGCGACGGGCCTGCGGCTGGGCAGCACCCTGCTGTTCGACTACCCGACCGCCGGAACCCTCGCCCGCCACCTGTACGCGGAACTCGTGCCGGACAGCGCGGGACAGGCCGCCTCGCCCACCACCCTCATCGCCGAACTCGACCGGTGGGAGGCGGTGTTGACCGCGCCCGAGTACGACCAGGGCGCTCGCGAGACCGTCGCGGCACGGCTGCGCACCCTGCTGGCGAGCGTCACCGGCCGATCCGACGACCCGGGCGACGCCCCGGACGCGGAGGAGCGGATCGCCGAAGCGACGGACGACGACCTTTTCGCGTACATCGACAACGAGTTGGGCGCTTCCTAG